One window from the genome of Mycolicibacterium gadium encodes:
- a CDS encoding winged helix-turn-helix transcriptional regulator, producing the protein MASLGKFTCGLDAAMAVVDGKWKPLILWELQEGPKRFNALHRSLPGISQKMLTQHLKELQRHGVVHRESYHEVPPRVEYSMTPAGEELLEALGPLGDWATKHIKLICAAEAG; encoded by the coding sequence GTGGCTTCGCTAGGCAAATTCACGTGCGGCCTGGACGCCGCGATGGCGGTGGTCGACGGAAAGTGGAAGCCGCTGATCCTGTGGGAACTCCAGGAAGGACCCAAGCGGTTCAATGCACTGCATCGAAGCCTGCCCGGCATCTCTCAGAAGATGCTGACCCAACACCTCAAGGAGTTGCAGCGTCACGGCGTCGTGCACCGCGAGAGCTATCACGAAGTGCCGCCCCGAGTGGAGTACTCGATGACCCCGGCCGGCGAGGAATTGCTGGAAGCACTTGGACCGCTTGGCGATTGGGCCACCAAGCACATCAAGCTGATCTGCGCCGCCGAGGCGGGCTGA
- a CDS encoding MmcQ/YjbR family DNA-binding protein, with protein sequence MRDRPARVADVHEIAASMPHTNRIEGPKGNPIYQVGGKSFVFFRTPQPDAEDPDTGERYTDVIMIWVESEADKLALIQDPDSPFFTTDRFDGHLSVLVRASRLSSIGRAELTELIQDAWLSRASKRRAERWLAEQDS encoded by the coding sequence ATGCGTGACCGCCCCGCGCGCGTCGCCGACGTGCACGAGATCGCCGCCTCGATGCCGCACACGAATCGGATCGAAGGCCCCAAAGGCAACCCGATCTACCAGGTGGGCGGCAAGTCGTTCGTGTTCTTCCGCACGCCTCAGCCCGACGCAGAAGATCCCGACACCGGTGAGCGGTATACCGACGTCATCATGATCTGGGTCGAGTCGGAAGCCGACAAGCTGGCGCTCATCCAGGACCCGGACTCGCCGTTTTTCACTACGGACCGTTTCGACGGCCATCTTTCGGTTCTCGTGCGCGCCAGCAGGTTATCGTCGATCGGCAGGGCCGAACTCACCGAGCTGATCCAGGACGCCTGGTTGTCGCGGGCATCGAAACGCCGCGCCGAACGGTGGCTGGCCGAACAGGACAGCTGA